A region of Streptomyces halobius DNA encodes the following proteins:
- a CDS encoding IS481 family transposase, with product MTVKRPSLHRNAPLSVEGRRRLVERCKSRPIAHVAAEMGISRACASKWVNRFRRYGELGLHDRSSAPRHQPTATPGEVVEQIERLRREHKWSAARITFELSAQGIQISRRTITRHLEQLGLSRRRFIDPDGESNRTARQITAHRPGHMVHIDVKKAGRIPYGGGWRVHGRGSTQAKSAERQKRRTGRRGYIYLHSAIDGFSRLAYTEALPNEKATTAIAFMHRARVWFAAHGITTIERIVTDNGACYRADAFARALLGARHQRITPYTPRHNGKVERYHRILAEEFLYARSWQSEQQRSDALRVWNIHYNYHRPHGAAGNQPPAVRLPLTVTNVLSSYT from the coding sequence ATGACCGTGAAGAGACCGTCGCTTCACCGCAACGCCCCGCTGTCTGTTGAAGGCCGACGCCGCCTCGTCGAACGCTGTAAGTCGCGCCCGATCGCCCACGTGGCCGCGGAGATGGGGATCTCAAGAGCGTGCGCGTCGAAGTGGGTAAACCGATTCCGCCGCTATGGTGAACTTGGCCTGCACGACCGGTCCTCCGCGCCTCGCCACCAACCGACAGCCACGCCGGGCGAGGTAGTGGAACAAATCGAGCGGCTACGCCGGGAACACAAGTGGTCCGCAGCGCGCATCACCTTCGAACTCTCAGCCCAGGGCATCCAGATCAGTCGCCGGACCATCACGCGACATCTGGAACAGCTCGGACTGAGCCGCCGTCGGTTCATCGATCCGGACGGGGAATCCAACCGCACAGCGCGGCAGATCACCGCCCACCGCCCGGGTCACATGGTGCACATCGACGTCAAGAAGGCCGGCCGCATCCCCTATGGCGGAGGCTGGCGAGTCCACGGCCGCGGAAGCACGCAGGCCAAATCTGCAGAACGGCAGAAACGCCGAACCGGCCGTCGCGGCTACATCTACCTGCACTCCGCCATCGACGGCTTTTCGCGCCTGGCCTACACCGAGGCACTGCCAAACGAGAAGGCCACCACCGCCATTGCGTTCATGCACCGCGCTCGCGTCTGGTTCGCAGCGCATGGCATCACCACCATCGAGCGGATCGTCACCGACAACGGAGCCTGCTACCGAGCCGATGCCTTCGCTCGCGCGCTGCTTGGAGCACGGCACCAACGCATCACCCCATACACACCTCGCCACAACGGCAAAGTGGAGCGATACCACCGCATCCTCGCCGAGGAATTCCTCTACGCCCGGAGCTGGCAGTCCGAGCAACAACGCTCAGACGCGCTCCGCGTCTGGAACATCCACTACAACTACCACCGCCCACACGGGGCAGCTGGAAACCAGCCACCGGCAGTCCGCCTGCCCCTGACCGTCACCAACGTCCTGTCCTCATACACTTAG